The window GGTGTCGAAATTATCAATGATATTTCAGGACTAAAATATGATGTTGAAATGCAACAAGTTATTTCAGAGTACAAACCATCTGTAATTTTATGTGCGTTTGATTCTAAAGCTATTTTTGGTAATTCTGTTTATACTACCAAAAAACTTCTTAACGCAAGTTTGAAAATAGCAAAAAAATCATGCATTCCATCTGAAAAAATTGTATTGGATCCTGCTATTGGGTTTTTTAGAAAAATTGGAAAAGGTCCATTTTTTACTAAAATTAAATCAGATTATGTAAAAAGAGATCTAGACATTCTTAAAAATTTGAGTTCTATAAAGCAAAATTTTCCAATTATGATCTCCGTTTCTAATAAATCATTTATAGGAAATATTTTGAGAAAATCAAATCCCGCTGATCGCTTATTTGGCTCAATTGCTGCAGAGACTATATCTATCCTTAATGGTGCTGATATAATTCGTACTCATAATGTAGGTGCTACTAAAGATGCAGTAATGATTGCTTCACAACTATCAAAATAACACAAAGGCTTATAATCATTATTTTACTTTCTTAACGAGGTTTCATTGGAATTTAAAGAAGGCTTAACTTTTGACGACGTTCTTCTCGTACCCAAATATTCGGATATTACAAGCCGAAGCCAGACATCGCTAAATACACAACTATCTCGAAATATTTCAATTAACATTCCATTTGTGAGTGCAAATATGGATACAGTAACTGAATCCTCTATGGCTGTGACTATGGCGCGTGCTGGTGGTATAGGAATTATTCACAGATTTTTGACAATAAAAGAACAATCTAATGAAGTTCTCAAAGTAAAACGATCAGGAAGTGTAATGATAGAAAATCCTTACTCTATTTATTTAGACAAGTCTGTTCAAGATGCCCTGGATTATGCAGGAGATAAAGAAATTTCTGGTCTCTTAGTAGTTGATTCTAATTCTAAATTGGTTGGAATAATAACTGAGAGGGATTTGCTTTTTGCTGATACACATATGAAAATCAAAGACGTTATGACTAGAGATGTTGTAACTGCAAAACCTGGTGTTACATTGGATGAATCTAAAGAAATTCTTCACAAACATAGAATTGAAAAATTGCCAATTGTTGATGATTCTGGAATTATTAGGGGATTGATTACAAGTAAGGACATTACAAATAATGCAGATTTTCCAAATGCGTCTAAAGATAAGAAAGGACGACCATTAGTTGGAGCTGCAGTTGGAGTAAAAGGTGACTTTTTGGAAAGAAGTGAATCTCTTTTAGAATCAGGTGTCGATATACTTGTTGTAGATATAGCACATGGACATAGCGAAAATGCCATGAGTACAGTTCGTAATATCAAAAAAGCATTTCCTGATTGTGAATTAATTGCAGGAAATATTGCAACTGCTAATGGAGCTGAGGATTTGATTAAAGCAGGAGTTGATGCAGTAAAGGTTGGTGTAGGTTCTGGTTCAATATGTATAACCAGAGTAATTACAGGTTCTGGTGTTCCCCAATTGACAGCAGTAATGGATTGTGCAAAAATTGGTAAGGACTATGGCATCCCAATAATTTCTGATGGTGGTACTAGAACCTCTGGTGATGCTACAAAAGCTTTGGCCGCTGGTGCTTCATCTGTGATGATAGGCAGTATGTTAGGAGGAACTGATGAATCTCCTGGAACTGTTTTGACTAAAAATGGTAAAAGATTCAAAGTTTATCGAGGAATGGCATCATTAGCTGCTTCTATTGGTAGAAAATCCAAAGAAACAGGCTCAATCTCCTTAGATGATGATCTTAATGATTATGTTGCAGAAGGAGTTGAAGCCATGGTTCCTTACAAAGGAACTGTAACTGATATTCTAAAACAACTTACAGGTGGTGTTCGTTCTGGTTTAAGTTATTGTGGTGCTCATACAATACAACAAATGCAAGAAAATGCAGAATTTATCAAAATGTCAAGAGCTGGATTTGCTGAAAGTCAACCTCATGATGTTTCTTTAATGTAATCAAATAATTGTTATTCTAATTGTTAACCTATAACTTATGATTGTTATGATATGACATAGTATGACAAAAGATGTTTTATGTTCTAATTATAACATGTTTTTTCTGACAACCTGATAATTTGTTTGAATGAATCATATGGTTATTTGATAAAAATCAGATGATTAAATGCAGATAATTTTTTAAGCAGTATTAAAAGTCATTCATGTATGATGTCTAAAAGGACTATCATTGGATTGATAATTGGAAGTGCAATTATTGTAGTTGGAGGTTATTCACTAATCACACATATAGGAACAATCACAATTTATGAAAATTATTCGGTAGCCGTTGGTGATTCTATCCCTTATACAATTCCTGCACCTAAAGATACCATACAGCATATGAAAATCACGGGTGATTCTTTTGATCTTAAACTTCAAAGTCCAGGTACTGGATTCCAAATTCCAAACATGACTTCTTATAAAAACGAATTACCATTAGACTGGGTTCATGAAGCAGATGGTGAAACAAAAATACTCATTAAAAATACTGGTAATGATGAATTATTAATTACTGGAGTTTTGATTAGAAGTTCTGATCCGATATGGTTTACCTTTGATCTTATGGTGATTGTATCTGGATTGGTAATAATTGGCTTTAGTATGGGTTTTACTTTACGAAAACCAAAAGGATTTTAGCTTAATTTTGCAGATGGATACGAACCTAAAACTTTCATGAACAGTGTTTCTTGTTTTATTTTTTCTAACATTTCTGAAATTTTAGGATTATTTTGATGTCCCTCAAAATCTACATAGAAATTATACTCCCACGTATTTGATTTGGTTGGCCTTGATTCTATCTTTGTAAGATTAACATTGTTTTTGTAAAAATTCTTTATGATTCTGTATAGTGAACCTGGCTCATGTTTTATTGAAAATATTATTGATGTTTTGTCCTTGCCTGTTTTTATACTGTTTGTCTTTGATAGGATCAAAAATCGTGTATAATTATTTAGATTATTTGCAATGTTCTCTGAAATAATTGGCATTTTGTATATTCCAGCTGCATCTTTGCTGGCTATGCTTGCACAATCTTTTCTGTTTAACTCTTTTACAATTTTTACACTTCCTGAAGTATCATACGATGGAATTGTTTTCATATTATGGTCTTCGATAAATCTTCTACATTGACCTAAAGCTTGGGGATGAGAATAAACCAAGTTGACTTCCTCCAATTTACCAGTTCCAATTAAACAATGCTCAATTCTATGATATATCTCACCTGTTGCATTAAGAGATGTTGAATATAGTAAATCATAACTTTCACCAACACTTCCTTCTAATGAGTTTTCCACTGGTAAAATTGCGTATTCTGTTTTATCACTAGATGTGTTTTCTAATACTTCTGCAAATGTAGCGAGGGGTACAGTTTGAATATCTTTATTAAAAAATGATTTTGCTGCAGCTTCACTGTATGCTCCTCGTTCACCTTGGAACGAAACATGAATCATTTCTTAGTTACTCAAATTAATAAAATCCATGTTACCAAAGTTTGTAGAAAGTTTCCTTTCATCAATCCATGAACATTCTGTACATTTTATAGCGTCACGCATTGTTACAACTTTGCCACCACATTTTCTACATTTTGTGTATAAAACTCCTAAATGTGGTTCATCAATTACTGCATGAATCGTACCATTAAGATGACTTATAATTTTTAGTGTTATTATATCGTTAACCAACGCCACATTTCTGATTCGCATATTTCGTGTAGAACACACACATTCTACTTTGGATGTTGTAGGTTTTTGGTTTATGTAATCAATTGATACTGCAATCATAGATGACATAACTGCTGCTACTGTTCCAATAACAACATCTTCCACTTTAGGAATTGAAAGCATTTTAGGACTCATAATGCTGGCTGTTCGTGTTTCCTTGTCAAGGATTCTTTTGCCTACTGTTGCAGCACGAACCATATCACCATCATCAAAAGTGTTGTATCCAGCCTCATATTCCTCAATAGATGCTAATTTGTCACCTGGAAATATGATATTTTCAGACATGGTTAGATTTTTGTTTTTATGATTATAATTGTTTGTGGTCCTTAAATCTTGGTAAATCATATATCCCTTAAAATCTAAAAAAAATCATGAAGGCTTTGGTTTATGAAGAATACACTACTACTGATGATTTTTCTACAATTTTAAAAATTAAAGATATACCTTTACCTGAACCAAAACCACATGAAGTAGTTTTCAAAGTAAAAGTAGCTGCACTCAACTATGATGATATTTGGGGAATGAGGGGCAAACCTTTGGCAATCCCATTACCTCATATTTCTGGAACTGATGCTGCAGGTGAAGTAACTGCAATTGGTAGTGATGTAAAAAATATCAAAATTGGTGACCGAGTAGTTTCTCATGGAAACATGTCATGTAGAGTTTGTAAAGCGTGTACTAGTGGAAGGGAATATGATTGTAGAAAACGAGCTATTTGGGGTTTTGAAACAGGTCCTCTCTGGGGTGGTTATTGTGAATTTACACATCTTCCAGAAGTCAATGTTGTAAAGATTCCAGAAGGAGTATCATATGATCAGGCAGCTGCTGCGTCTATGACTTTGTTAACCTCTTGGCATATGCTTGTTGGTAGAGCAAAAATTCAACCTGGACAATTAGTTTTGATTATGGGTGGAAGTTCTGGTGTTGGAACTTATGGAATTCAAATTGCAAAACTTTTTGGATGTACTGTTATTGCTACTGCCAGTCCTGATAAACTAGACAAACTATTAGAATTGGGAGCTGACTATGTGATAGATCATAGAAAAGAAGACTGGCATAAAGAAGTAAAATCAATTACAAAAAAAATTCCAAAATATGGTGATGTTCCTAGAATTGATATAATTTTTGAACACATTGGTGGCTCTCATTGGAATAAAGAACTTACATTGTTAAATTATGGAGGAACCATAGTAACAACTGGTGCAACTACAGGTTATGATGCAAAAACAGATTTACGTCATATTTTCTTTAAAGGAATTAATATTTTAGGCTCAACCCAAGGAACAAGAGCAGAATTAGAACAAGGTCTCTATTGGATGTCTCAAGGTAAAATAAAATCTATAATCGATTCTGTATATCCATTAGAGAGAGCAGCAGAGGCTCATACAAAAATGCTCAAAGGTAAGGGGCTTTTTGGAAAAATCTTGATGAAACCAGGATCTGACTAGATGAAAGATCCAAAAATAAACTCCACTTTAGATAAAGGAAATAGATTGTTTTTACAAGGAAAACTAAAAGATGCAATATTATATTACGATAAAATACTTGATGAGAATCCATCACATATTAGCTCCCTTAACAATAAAGGATATGCTCTAAGTAAACTCAAAGATTTTGATAATGCCCTAAAATGCTATAATATCGCTCTTCAGATTTCGCCTAATGATCTTTCCGTTTTAGTTAACAAAATTTCTTGTTTTCGTAAACAAGGAAAATTTGTTGAGGCATTATCAATATGTGATAAAATACTAAATGAAAATCCAATGTATAATATTGCACTATATCATAAAGAACGAATTTTATTTTCTTTGAAGGAATATGATAAATCTATTTTATGCTGTAATAGTATATTGAATGATTATCCTAATAATGGTGATGTCTTATTTGATAAATCATGTAGTTTTGTGATGCTCTCAAAAAATGATGAGGCACTTGATTTACTAGATCATGCAATCTCTCAGGGAATACAATTCAAAGTTAAAGCAAAAAAATCTAAATCGTTTGAAAAGTTATCTGATAGTTCTAGATTTCAAAAATTGGTTTCTTAATTATAACCAATGTGGAATTTCAAGATATTCCTCTATACTCTCATTTCGTAAAATCTTGAGGAGTGCATTTGCTTGAGGACTAGATAAAACTGGCTTGTCAAACTGATTATCCGTAGAAATTCTTGGACATGCTACTTGAATAAAAGCGTCTATTCCCTTGAAATTTCTTAATCTGTCATTTGTAATATCAGTTAGTGCAAACAACTGGACTTTTTTTCCTTCTTTTTCTAATTCTTTTTTAATTTTTAAAGCAAATACTTTTGATAACTGTCCTTCTTTTAATCCTACAATAACTCCAAATGTTTTTGCTTCAGATGCTTTGTATATTGCAAGAGTAGCTTTCTTTTTTAATTTCTGTGCAAATTCTGTAATTTCTCTTATTTCATTAAAGTAAGGATCTAAAACATAAGTTGGTAAATTTGTTGACAGTGCAATTCCTGCTGCATGAAAATTACTTTGTCCCAAAAATACATAAGCATCAACTTCTTTTTTTAGTGTTGTAGCAGGATAAAACTCGCAACCAAAAACTTGACCATCGTTTAACTGTCCTTTTCCCTTTCCAACTTTAACTGTAATATTACCTTCTATTAGAATTGTCTTTACTTTATCTACTTGATCTAAATGTTGACTATCTGTAACCAAAGAGACTGTTTTTCCTTTCAGTATATCTATACACTTTTTGGCAACACTGTCAAATGCTACATCATCATATGCATTGATTAAAACCAAATTTTTTTCTAGTGATTCTGTGTTAATTGTATGTCCAATGTTAAATTGAATTTCAGAACCAAGAATTTTTGCGCCATTTGTGTTAAGATCACATGTTCCCCATGTTGTATCTGCTAAAATATAAGCTGGAATTCCAAATTTTTTTGATATTTTTATGGCAGTTTCCTGAACTTGAGGTAAAATTCCATCTGGCCCATTTAGTGATACGGATGCTGGGTTTTTATCTTGAATTTCTTTGAAAATTCTTTCTTCATCTATTACTATCAATCCAGCTTGAAATATGATTTTATTAATTTAAATCAACTGGAACATACAACAACTAAAAATGTCAGAGTTTTAAAAATAAGTTATGGAAAAAGAAACTATCCTTAATGTCGGATTTGATGATACTGATTCTCCAAAGGGGATGTGTACTACTTTTCTAGCCTACAAAATTGTTAATTTACTCCAAAAGCAGAAAACCGAATTTCTTGATTTTCCAAGATTAATTAGATTTAATCCTAACATTCCATGGAAAACTAGAGGTAATGGTGCAGTTTCCTTTAAAATTAAAACAAAAGAGCCATCCAAAACTAAAAACCAAATTAAAAATCTTGTTTCAAAATACTCTGATGTCAAAAATGGTGCAAACCCAGGATTAGTATTTTTTGAGAGTAACACTATTCCCTCTGACTTTATTAGTTTTAGCAATTTAGCGTTATGGCAACTAATTAGTAGAAACAATGCAAAAAAATTTGCTAAAAAAAATAATTTAGACATTTTTTATCAAGGTAACGGACAAGGGTTAATTGGTGCAATTGGTGCAATTGGATATGATTTTCATGATCATACATTGGAGCTTTTGAGTTATAGAAAAAAACCAAAGTTTGGAAAAACAAGAAAACTTTCAAGTAAAAGTGTAAAAATTATGCAAGAAAAAACTTTCCCTTATACGTTTAACAGTTTTGATTCAAAGAAAGGACGAATTCTAATTATTCCTCATGGCCCTGACCCAGTTTTTTATGGTGTTAGAGGTGAAAACATTGATTCTCTAATCTATGCTACAAAGATTCTCAAAAGTGATGAAAAATTAGATGGATATATGATCTTTAAATCTAATCAAGGAACTTCTGATCACTTGAGAAATGAATTAAATTTTGAGAATATGAAACCATATGCTTCTGGAAAAATTACTGGAATTGTGTCAAATTCACCAAAAATTGTTAAAGGTGGTCATGTTTTTTTTAAAATTCTTTCTAAAAATCATGAATTTTGGTGTGCTGTTTACAAACCTACAGGAATTTCAACTATTGCGTCAAATTTGATAATAGGAGATGAAATTTGTGTAGGCGGTGGAGTTAGAAAGGCTTCAAAAAATTTTCCTCGAATAATAAATTTAGAATTTCTTGATGTCATCAATCTTAAAAAAAACACTATCTCCTCAAATCCTCTTTGTAAAAAATGTAATAAAAAAATGAAATCAAAAGGATATAATCAAAGATTTGAGTGTGTTCGATGTGGGAATAAATTTCCCAAAAAAATAATAATCGAAATTCCACGAAAAATAAAAAAACAACTATATCTTCCAAAAGTGTCTGCACATAGACATCTGACAAGGCCTTTACAACGAATTGGAATAATTAACAAAACTACAAAATTTGATAAATCTCTTTCGTGGTTTTGTGTTTATGACAATTAAATAGCGGGGAGTAGATTTGAACTACTGAACTGCGGGTTATGAGCCCGCCGGGATGACTTAGCCCTATTTAGTCTGGCTTCCCCACCCCGCTGAACATAAATGAAGTTCAGCCGTATATACGCTTTATCAAATTCTTGAAAGTAATTAATATGATTTCAAAAGATTGTATTTTCATGGATAAGAAAATTCAAATCATTGCAGTTGCAATTGCTGTGGTTTTTTCTATATTTGTTTTAACTTCACCATCAGATCCAATTCTATTACCTGAACCTCATTCAAATACCAAAAGTGATTTTGTAACTATCATAGCTAAAAATCTTGACAAACCTCGTGCAATTGCTATTTCTGATGATAGAATTTTTGTTACAGAAAAGGATGGATTTATCAGAGTCATTCAAGACAATATACTGTTAGAATCCCCATTGGCATCATTAAGACCTGCTAATGTATTTGATGGCGGATTGTTAGGAATTGCACTGCACCCTAATTTTTCTAATAATCATTACATCTATGTATTTCTGACTTATGATGAGGATGGAAATTTATGGAATAAAATACTGAGAATTACTGAATCTAAAAATAAACTCCAAGATGCTCAAACTATATTTGATAAAATCCCTGGTTCTTCTTTTAGTAATGGTGGCTTTATAAAATTTGGACCTGATGGAAAATTGTATGTAGGAACAGGAACTGTGTCTGATTCGTCGCATCTTCCTCAAGATCTTAATTCTCTATCTGGAAAAATCCTAAGACTAAATGATGATGGTACAATACCTGATGATAATCCATTTTCTAATTCACCTGTGTATGCATTGGGGTTTAGAAATCCACAGGGAATGACTTGGGATGATGATGGAAATTTGTATATTGCAGAATTTGGACCTGAAAAAAATGATGAAATTAATTTAGTTCATGCAGGGAAAAACTATGGATGGCCTGAACAACAATGTTCTGGTAATAAAAAATTTGAAAATGCTATTCTTTGTTATGATCCAAGCATAGAACCCGGAGGCATTCTGTTTTATTCTGGGAACACCCTTAACTTTGAATTTCCGTTCATAATGGCTTCAATGAGAGCTACTAATCTTTATCAACTAGATTTTGAAGAAGGATTGAGTTCTCAAAAATCAATTCTTAGTGGTATTGGACGTGTTCGTGATGTCGTACAAGGCCCAGATGGAAGCATCTATGTAATTACTTCAAATACCGATGGAAAAGGTTTTCCAGATAGTATGGATGATAAACTATTGAGGATATTAAAATAAAATGCCAGATTCGTCAATTTCAAAATTCTTTGAAAAATCAAGAAAAGATAGGTTGGAAATAATTGCAAATTTTGCGCAACTATCCAATGATGAAATAAATATTTTACAAAATGAAAATGGAGGAATTTCTTTTGATAAAGCAGATAAAATGGTAGAAAATGCCATTGGTACCTTTTCACTTCCTTTAGGAATTGCAACAAACTTCAAAATTAATGGAAAAGACTATCTCGTCCCAATGGTTATTGAGGAACCATCTGTAATTGCAGCTGCATCTAAAGGGGCAAAAATTTCAAGAATAAAAGGTGGATTTGAAGTTTCTATGACTGAATCTTATAGTATCGGTCAAGTGCAAATACTGGACGTAGTTGATATCTCATCAGCCATTTCACAAATCAAATACTTCTCAAGTGAAATTATTCAACTAGCTAATTCTAAAAGTAATACTCTGTCTAAAATAGGAAAAGGCGCAAAAGAGATCTCTTGTAAAGAAATTGATACACCTTCTGGTAAAATGCTAATTGTGGAACTTTTAATTGATGTGGGTGATGCAATGGGTGCTAATGTTACAAATACAATGTGTGAAGCCATTTCGCCGTTAATAGAAAAGATTACAGGTGGCAGAGTACTACTTCGTATTTTGTCTAACTATTCAACCAGAAGAATTGCAAAAGCAAAAGCTGTATTTGAAAAAGAAGCAGTTGGAGGTGAAAATATTGTTGATAATATTATCATGGCATTTGAATTTGCAGATAATGACGTGTATAGGGCAGTTACCCACAATAAAGGAATCATGAATGGAATAATTGCTGTTGCAAATGCAGTTGGTCAAGATAGTAGGGCCATTGAAGCTGCTGCAAATGCATATGCTGCAAAATCTGGACAATACCGTTCACTTAGTAACTGGAGTAAAGATAATGAAGGTAATTTAGTTGGAGTTTTGGAAATACCTCTTTCAGTTGGTATTGTTGGTGGGATTGTAAATGTTCATCCTGTGGCTAAGATATGTACAAAGATTCTTGGAGTTACATCAGCACAAGAACTTGCATGTGTAATAATTGCCACTGGTTTGGCTCAAAATTATAGCGCTATTAGAGCTCTTTCAACTGAAGGAATTCAAAAAGGACATATGCGTTTGCATGCAAGAAATCTTGCAGCAGCAGCTGGTGCTACACCTGATCAAATAGATGAAATTGTTCAAAAAATGATTGAAGAAAAGACAATTTCACTTGATAAAGCAAAGAAAATATTGTTTGATTTTAACAATCTATAACTCTTAAAATTTTTTATGTATTACAATTCTAAAAATAAATGAAGTTATTATATACTAA of the Nitrosopumilus sp. genome contains:
- the folP gene encoding dihydropteroate synthase, with protein sequence MAKIANVTVGSKYPVRIMGILNTSPESFFKKSVNTSKISIKNTVKQMEDEGADFIDIGGMSTAPYLSTLVSENVESKRILNAIKIIQNYTNLPISVDTCRSKVAKDALEFGVEIINDISGLKYDVEMQQVISEYKPSVILCAFDSKAIFGNSVYTTKKLLNASLKIAKKSCIPSEKIVLDPAIGFFRKIGKGPFFTKIKSDYVKRDLDILKNLSSIKQNFPIMISVSNKSFIGNILRKSNPADRLFGSIAAETISILNGADIIRTHNVGATKDAVMIASQLSK
- the guaB gene encoding IMP dehydrogenase — protein: MEFKEGLTFDDVLLVPKYSDITSRSQTSLNTQLSRNISINIPFVSANMDTVTESSMAVTMARAGGIGIIHRFLTIKEQSNEVLKVKRSGSVMIENPYSIYLDKSVQDALDYAGDKEISGLLVVDSNSKLVGIITERDLLFADTHMKIKDVMTRDVVTAKPGVTLDESKEILHKHRIEKLPIVDDSGIIRGLITSKDITNNADFPNASKDKKGRPLVGAAVGVKGDFLERSESLLESGVDILVVDIAHGHSENAMSTVRNIKKAFPDCELIAGNIATANGAEDLIKAGVDAVKVGVGSGSICITRVITGSGVPQLTAVMDCAKIGKDYGIPIISDGGTRTSGDATKALAAGASSVMIGSMLGGTDESPGTVLTKNGKRFKVYRGMASLAASIGRKSKETGSISLDDDLNDYVAEGVEAMVPYKGTVTDILKQLTGGVRSGLSYCGAHTIQQMQENAEFIKMSRAGFAESQPHDVSLM
- the pheA gene encoding prephenate dehydratase, whose translation is MIHVSFQGERGAYSEAAAKSFFNKDIQTVPLATFAEVLENTSSDKTEYAILPVENSLEGSVGESYDLLYSTSLNATGEIYHRIEHCLIGTGKLEEVNLVYSHPQALGQCRRFIEDHNMKTIPSYDTSGSVKIVKELNRKDCASIASKDAAGIYKMPIISENIANNLNNYTRFLILSKTNSIKTGKDKTSIIFSIKHEPGSLYRIIKNFYKNNVNLTKIESRPTKSNTWEYNFYVDFEGHQNNPKISEMLEKIKQETLFMKVLGSYPSAKLS
- a CDS encoding exosome complex RNA-binding protein Csl4; this encodes MSENIIFPGDKLASIEEYEAGYNTFDDGDMVRAATVGKRILDKETRTASIMSPKMLSIPKVEDVVIGTVAAVMSSMIAVSIDYINQKPTTSKVECVCSTRNMRIRNVALVNDIITLKIISHLNGTIHAVIDEPHLGVLYTKCRKCGGKVVTMRDAIKCTECSWIDERKLSTNFGNMDFINLSN
- a CDS encoding zinc-binding dehydrogenase, with the protein product MKALVYEEYTTTDDFSTILKIKDIPLPEPKPHEVVFKVKVAALNYDDIWGMRGKPLAIPLPHISGTDAAGEVTAIGSDVKNIKIGDRVVSHGNMSCRVCKACTSGREYDCRKRAIWGFETGPLWGGYCEFTHLPEVNVVKIPEGVSYDQAAAASMTLLTSWHMLVGRAKIQPGQLVLIMGGSSGVGTYGIQIAKLFGCTVIATASPDKLDKLLELGADYVIDHRKEDWHKEVKSITKKIPKYGDVPRIDIIFEHIGGSHWNKELTLLNYGGTIVTTGATTGYDAKTDLRHIFFKGINILGSTQGTRAELEQGLYWMSQGKIKSIIDSVYPLERAAEAHTKMLKGKGLFGKILMKPGSD
- a CDS encoding tetratricopeptide repeat protein; the encoded protein is MKDPKINSTLDKGNRLFLQGKLKDAILYYDKILDENPSHISSLNNKGYALSKLKDFDNALKCYNIALQISPNDLSVLVNKISCFRKQGKFVEALSICDKILNENPMYNIALYHKERILFSLKEYDKSILCCNSILNDYPNNGDVLFDKSCSFVMLSKNDEALDLLDHAISQGIQFKVKAKKSKSFEKLSDSSRFQKLVS
- the dph2 gene encoding diphthamide biosynthesis enzyme Dph2, whose amino-acid sequence is MIVIDEERIFKEIQDKNPASVSLNGPDGILPQVQETAIKISKKFGIPAYILADTTWGTCDLNTNGAKILGSEIQFNIGHTINTESLEKNLVLINAYDDVAFDSVAKKCIDILKGKTVSLVTDSQHLDQVDKVKTILIEGNITVKVGKGKGQLNDGQVFGCEFYPATTLKKEVDAYVFLGQSNFHAAGIALSTNLPTYVLDPYFNEIREITEFAQKLKKKATLAIYKASEAKTFGVIVGLKEGQLSKVFALKIKKELEKEGKKVQLFALTDITNDRLRNFKGIDAFIQVACPRISTDNQFDKPVLSSPQANALLKILRNESIEEYLEIPHWL
- a CDS encoding tRNA(Ile)(2)-agmatinylcytidine synthase, with translation MEKETILNVGFDDTDSPKGMCTTFLAYKIVNLLQKQKTEFLDFPRLIRFNPNIPWKTRGNGAVSFKIKTKEPSKTKNQIKNLVSKYSDVKNGANPGLVFFESNTIPSDFISFSNLALWQLISRNNAKKFAKKNNLDIFYQGNGQGLIGAIGAIGYDFHDHTLELLSYRKKPKFGKTRKLSSKSVKIMQEKTFPYTFNSFDSKKGRILIIPHGPDPVFYGVRGENIDSLIYATKILKSDEKLDGYMIFKSNQGTSDHLRNELNFENMKPYASGKITGIVSNSPKIVKGGHVFFKILSKNHEFWCAVYKPTGISTIASNLIIGDEICVGGGVRKASKNFPRIINLEFLDVINLKKNTISSNPLCKKCNKKMKSKGYNQRFECVRCGNKFPKKIIIEIPRKIKKQLYLPKVSAHRHLTRPLQRIGIINKTTKFDKSLSWFCVYDN
- a CDS encoding PQQ-dependent sugar dehydrogenase, which produces MDKKIQIIAVAIAVVFSIFVLTSPSDPILLPEPHSNTKSDFVTIIAKNLDKPRAIAISDDRIFVTEKDGFIRVIQDNILLESPLASLRPANVFDGGLLGIALHPNFSNNHYIYVFLTYDEDGNLWNKILRITESKNKLQDAQTIFDKIPGSSFSNGGFIKFGPDGKLYVGTGTVSDSSHLPQDLNSLSGKILRLNDDGTIPDDNPFSNSPVYALGFRNPQGMTWDDDGNLYIAEFGPEKNDEINLVHAGKNYGWPEQQCSGNKKFENAILCYDPSIEPGGILFYSGNTLNFEFPFIMASMRATNLYQLDFEEGLSSQKSILSGIGRVRDVVQGPDGSIYVITSNTDGKGFPDSMDDKLLRILK
- a CDS encoding hydroxymethylglutaryl-CoA reductase, degradative, yielding MPDSSISKFFEKSRKDRLEIIANFAQLSNDEINILQNENGGISFDKADKMVENAIGTFSLPLGIATNFKINGKDYLVPMVIEEPSVIAAASKGAKISRIKGGFEVSMTESYSIGQVQILDVVDISSAISQIKYFSSEIIQLANSKSNTLSKIGKGAKEISCKEIDTPSGKMLIVELLIDVGDAMGANVTNTMCEAISPLIEKITGGRVLLRILSNYSTRRIAKAKAVFEKEAVGGENIVDNIIMAFEFADNDVYRAVTHNKGIMNGIIAVANAVGQDSRAIEAAANAYAAKSGQYRSLSNWSKDNEGNLVGVLEIPLSVGIVGGIVNVHPVAKICTKILGVTSAQELACVIIATGLAQNYSAIRALSTEGIQKGHMRLHARNLAAAAGATPDQIDEIVQKMIEEKTISLDKAKKILFDFNNL